One Deinococcus grandis DNA window includes the following coding sequences:
- a CDS encoding sensor histidine kinase: MNRIPFAQQVPHEIRRSGRTLLFWHVFPLLWLAFLFYPVRAFLDAPHGPGAAALFWGLNTVFVGVFLRSFWGRPDPRWSVGGWALSVVTYALLLPLAPGGASAYLIYGGSMIGFQASTGLAAWLAILNVALMLLPFWNGTYAPGDLAWLAPNMLFTLVAAYGNHASYRRRVADAQLAAAHAEQERLAAEAERERIARDLHDLLGHTLSVIVLKSELAGKLAGRDPARAAEEIREVERISREALGEVRAAVSGYRGSGLSAELARAKVALDAAGVRLTVGSALCALPPATEAAAAMLLREAVTNVVRHARARTVDVTLTPHGRGWQLTVRDDGVGGLGPEGSGLTGMRERLRAIGGTLARDGRGGTTLTATLPGEDERAARPVPAGARGRA, from the coding sequence ATGAACCGCATTCCCTTCGCGCAGCAGGTACCGCACGAGATACGCCGATCAGGGCGGACGCTGCTGTTCTGGCACGTGTTTCCGCTGCTGTGGCTGGCGTTCCTGTTCTACCCGGTGCGGGCGTTTCTGGACGCGCCGCACGGGCCGGGCGCGGCGGCGCTGTTCTGGGGCCTGAACACCGTGTTCGTGGGGGTGTTCCTGCGCAGCTTCTGGGGCCGCCCCGACCCGCGCTGGAGCGTGGGCGGCTGGGCGCTGAGCGTCGTGACGTACGCGCTGCTGCTGCCGCTCGCGCCGGGCGGGGCGAGCGCGTACCTGATCTACGGCGGCAGCATGATCGGCTTCCAGGCCAGTACGGGGCTGGCGGCGTGGCTGGCGATCCTGAACGTCGCGCTGATGCTGCTGCCCTTCTGGAACGGCACGTACGCGCCGGGGGACCTGGCGTGGCTGGCCCCGAACATGCTGTTCACGCTGGTGGCCGCGTACGGCAACCACGCCTCCTACCGGCGGCGCGTGGCGGACGCGCAACTGGCCGCCGCGCATGCCGAGCAGGAGCGGCTGGCGGCCGAGGCTGAGCGGGAGCGGATCGCGCGGGACCTGCACGACCTGCTGGGCCACACCCTGAGCGTGATCGTGCTGAAAAGCGAGCTGGCCGGGAAGCTCGCCGGGCGCGACCCGGCGCGGGCCGCCGAGGAGATCCGCGAGGTGGAGCGCATCAGCCGCGAGGCGCTGGGCGAGGTACGCGCCGCCGTGAGCGGCTACCGCGGCAGCGGCCTCAGTGCCGAACTGGCCCGCGCCAAGGTGGCGCTGGACGCCGCCGGGGTGCGCCTGACGGTGGGCAGCGCCCTGTGCGCCCTGCCGCCCGCGACCGAGGCGGCCGCCGCGATGCTGCTGCGTGAGGCGGTCACGAACGTGGTCCGGCACGCCCGCGCCCGCACGGTGGACGTGACGCTGACCCCGCACGGGCGCGGCTGGCAGCTGACCGTCCGCGACGACGGCGTGGGCGGCCTGGGCCCCGAGGGGAGCGGCCTGACCGGCATGCGCGAGCGGCTGCGGGCCATCGGCGGGACGCTGGCGCGCGACGGGCGGGGCGGCACCACCCTGACCGCCACGCTGCCCGGCGAGGACGAGCGCGCGGCCCGTCCGGTCCCGGCCGGGGCGCGGGGGCGCGCGTGA
- a CDS encoding thiol-activated cytolysin family protein, producing the protein MRRSSPVRPVHALLLTALLAPSAAPAAAQGAFPLPVRAPTVVPRPLPVPVPGLGLRPLLVPGTQPLKKSSVTKDSYAAAGSAGPLVCSRETFNVATAPIEYATYNLDGDKMWVGSLVDASTLQNGLGSLRAVNVPESRRAPYRVTTALPIANGSATIQPNLSAYNGALAGIRQALSGTPYGSSTRYEVTEQSTAETSALNLGLNARYLTGKVSMNLSSASSSLNNTVTAAFVQNAFTVNADLGGRPARDAFLLNPTPEDLTAVSGAAYIDSLTYGRLLMVTMTSNYSSQEMKLALQAAYEGVAYGASGSLNVDVKKVIQGSSFKVYASGGDEQAVVDLIRTQKLGSYFQRPATPTTLVPISYTARDVDSGLYAAFNTTGRYAATVCNPASVKVSMRMYYQSIEPQDSKYDDIYGSLSWDGQALWNVGSGSHFDLYKGQTFTVTAQPLPLTLNYDEPRSARISGSVMDYDKTSANDVVGNFNDLIDLNAVAAEFRADPGRTTVRREIRRRGESDADGILIIEFSRLN; encoded by the coding sequence ATGCGCCGATCCAGTCCCGTCCGTCCCGTTCACGCGCTGCTGCTGACTGCCCTGCTCGCGCCCAGTGCCGCGCCCGCCGCCGCGCAGGGTGCGTTCCCGCTGCCCGTGCGGGCCCCCACCGTGGTGCCGCGTCCCCTGCCCGTACCGGTGCCGGGCCTGGGGCTGCGGCCCCTGCTCGTGCCGGGCACGCAGCCGCTGAAGAAGAGCAGCGTCACGAAGGACTCGTACGCCGCGGCTGGCAGCGCGGGGCCGCTGGTGTGTTCGCGCGAGACCTTCAACGTGGCGACGGCCCCCATCGAGTACGCCACGTACAACCTCGACGGCGACAAGATGTGGGTGGGGTCGCTCGTGGACGCCAGCACCCTCCAGAACGGCCTGGGGTCCCTGAGGGCCGTCAACGTGCCCGAATCCCGCCGCGCGCCGTACCGGGTCACGACGGCGCTGCCCATCGCGAACGGCAGCGCGACCATCCAGCCGAACCTCAGCGCGTACAACGGCGCCCTGGCCGGCATCCGGCAGGCACTGAGCGGCACGCCGTACGGGTCGAGCACCCGCTACGAGGTGACCGAGCAGAGCACCGCCGAGACGAGCGCCCTGAACCTAGGGCTGAACGCCCGCTACCTGACCGGCAAGGTGTCCATGAACCTGTCGAGCGCCAGCAGCAGCCTGAACAACACGGTCACGGCGGCGTTCGTGCAGAACGCCTTCACCGTGAACGCCGACCTGGGGGGCCGCCCGGCGCGCGACGCGTTCCTGCTGAACCCCACGCCCGAGGACCTGACGGCCGTCAGCGGCGCGGCGTACATCGACAGCCTCACTTACGGCCGCCTGCTGATGGTCACCATGACGAGCAATTACAGCAGTCAGGAGATGAAACTGGCCCTGCAGGCCGCGTACGAGGGCGTCGCGTACGGCGCGAGCGGCAGCCTGAACGTGGACGTGAAGAAGGTCATCCAGGGCAGCTCGTTCAAGGTGTACGCCAGCGGCGGCGACGAGCAGGCGGTCGTGGACCTGATCCGCACGCAGAAACTCGGCTCGTACTTCCAGCGGCCCGCGACGCCCACCACGCTCGTCCCGATCAGCTACACCGCCCGCGACGTGGACAGCGGCCTGTACGCGGCGTTCAACACGACCGGCCGGTACGCCGCGACGGTGTGCAACCCCGCCAGCGTGAAGGTCAGCATGCGGATGTACTACCAGTCCATCGAACCCCAGGACAGCAAGTACGACGACATCTACGGCAGCCTCAGCTGGGACGGGCAGGCCCTGTGGAACGTGGGCTCCGGCAGCCACTTCGACCTGTACAAGGGCCAGACCTTCACCGTGACCGCCCAGCCCCTCCCGCTGACCCTGAACTACGACGAGCCGCGCAGCGCCCGCATCAGCGGCAGCGTCATGGACTACGACAAGACCAGCGCGAATGACGTGGTGGGGAACTTCAACGACCTGATCGACCTGAACGCCGTCGCCGCCGAGTTCCGCGCCGACCCGGGCCGCACCACCGTCCGCCGCGAGATCCGGCGGCGCGGGGAATCCGACGCGGACGGCATCCTGATCATCGAATTCAGCCGCCTGAACTGA
- a CDS encoding ABC transporter ATP-binding protein has protein sequence MNAIELSGVNKTFGRVTALRDLNLSVRAGELTALLGPNGAGKTTAINLMLGLAAPSAGQVRVLGGNPRDDVVRARIGSMPQESALPPALTVREAVTLLASFYPAPLPVAQALALADLEGVAHRRSGALSGGQKRRLAFALAAVGNPEVLLIDEPTTGMDAQSRLAFWDAVTALKAAGRTVLLTTHYLEEAERAADRVVVMNAGAVLADGSPEALRSQAGGTRVSFTSDLVLAELRCLPGAEDVRVDAQGHAQLRTGAPEALLRALIARDVPFSNLEVTRASLEDAFLSLTAPAGPAGKDVTA, from the coding sequence ATGAACGCGATCGAACTGAGCGGCGTGAACAAGACCTTCGGGCGGGTGACGGCGCTGCGGGACCTGAACCTGAGCGTGCGCGCCGGGGAACTCACGGCGCTGTTGGGCCCGAACGGGGCGGGCAAGACCACCGCCATCAACCTGATGCTGGGGCTGGCGGCGCCCAGCGCGGGTCAGGTGCGCGTGCTGGGCGGCAACCCACGCGATGACGTGGTGCGCGCCCGGATCGGATCGATGCCGCAGGAGAGTGCGCTGCCGCCCGCGCTGACCGTGCGCGAGGCGGTCACGCTGCTGGCGTCCTTCTACCCGGCGCCGCTACCGGTGGCGCAGGCGCTGGCCCTGGCTGACCTGGAGGGCGTGGCGCACCGCCGTTCGGGCGCACTGTCTGGTGGGCAGAAGCGGCGCCTGGCGTTCGCGCTGGCTGCCGTGGGGAACCCCGAGGTACTGCTGATCGACGAGCCCACCACCGGCATGGACGCCCAGAGCCGACTGGCGTTCTGGGACGCCGTGACCGCCCTGAAGGCGGCGGGCCGCACGGTCCTGCTCACCACGCACTACCTGGAGGAAGCCGAGCGGGCCGCGGACCGCGTGGTCGTCATGAACGCCGGGGCGGTGCTGGCCGACGGCAGCCCGGAGGCGCTGCGTTCGCAGGCGGGCGGGACGCGCGTGAGCTTCACGTCGGATCTGGTGCTGGCCGAGCTGCGCTGCCTGCCGGGGGCCGAGGACGTCCGCGTGGACGCCCAGGGGCACGCGCAGCTGCGCACGGGCGCCCCCGAGGCGCTGCTGCGCGCCCTGATCGCGCGGGACGTGCCCTTCTCGAACCTGGAGGTCACGCGCGCCAGCCTCGAAGACGCCTTCCTCTCGCTGACCGCCCCGGCCGGACCCGCCGGGAAGGACGTGACCGCATGA
- the thrC gene encoding threonine synthase, with product MKYVSTRGATLGSFSDVLLSGLAPDGGLAMPEVIPTVTPEQLEAWRALSYADLAYEVMRPFITDIPEGDLRRLLRDTYTEEAFHSPEITPLTPLGDSGLHLLELSNGPSLAFKDMAMQFLGQVFEYVLEARGERLNILGATSGDTGSAAEYAMLGKARVNVVMLSPHGRMSAFQQAQMFSLHEPNIFNLAVEGVFDDCQDLVKAVNADADFKARYDIGAVNSINWARVLAQAVYYFRAYLALNLPAGAEADFSVPSGNFGNVFAGYLARSMGLPVGQLIVASNENDVLHDFFSGGTYHVRPADRVAVTSSPSMDIGKASNFERYLYLIAGADAAQTRGWWDEVGQSRPVALSGTAHWDAVQASGFRSGRSTHADRLRTIRAVFDTHGRLIDPHTADGVLVGQAYRRPGVPMICLETALPAKFGETVQAAVGQTPGRPARFDGIEQAPRRFQVIPNDVQTLKDFIAAHLTAREPA from the coding sequence ATGAAGTACGTCTCCACGCGTGGCGCGACCCTCGGTTCCTTCTCGGACGTGCTGCTCTCGGGTCTCGCCCCGGACGGCGGTCTGGCGATGCCGGAGGTCATTCCCACGGTCACGCCTGAGCAGCTGGAGGCGTGGCGCGCCCTGAGCTACGCCGACCTCGCCTACGAGGTCATGCGGCCCTTCATCACGGACATCCCCGAGGGGGACCTGCGCCGCCTGCTGCGCGACACGTACACGGAAGAGGCCTTCCACAGCCCCGAGATCACGCCCCTGACCCCACTGGGCGACAGTGGTCTGCACCTGCTGGAACTGTCGAACGGGCCGTCCCTGGCGTTCAAGGACATGGCCATGCAGTTCCTCGGGCAGGTGTTCGAGTACGTCCTGGAGGCCCGGGGCGAGCGGCTGAACATCCTGGGCGCCACCAGCGGCGACACCGGCAGCGCGGCCGAGTACGCGATGCTCGGCAAGGCCCGCGTGAACGTCGTGATGCTCTCCCCGCACGGCCGCATGAGCGCCTTCCAGCAGGCGCAGATGTTCAGCCTGCACGAGCCGAACATCTTCAACCTGGCCGTGGAAGGCGTCTTCGACGACTGCCAGGACCTCGTGAAGGCCGTGAACGCCGACGCGGACTTCAAGGCCCGCTACGACATCGGAGCCGTGAACTCCATCAACTGGGCGCGGGTGCTGGCGCAGGCCGTGTACTACTTCCGGGCGTACCTCGCCCTGAACCTCCCCGCCGGGGCGGAGGCGGACTTCAGCGTCCCGTCCGGGAACTTCGGGAACGTGTTCGCCGGGTACCTCGCCAGGTCCATGGGTCTGCCCGTGGGGCAGCTGATCGTCGCCAGCAACGAGAACGACGTCCTGCACGACTTCTTCAGCGGCGGCACCTACCACGTCCGCCCCGCCGACCGGGTCGCGGTCACCAGCAGCCCCAGCATGGACATCGGCAAGGCCAGCAACTTCGAACGCTACCTGTACCTGATCGCCGGCGCGGACGCCGCGCAGACCCGCGGCTGGTGGGATGAGGTCGGCCAGAGCCGCCCCGTCGCTCTGAGCGGCACGGCCCACTGGGACGCCGTGCAGGCCAGCGGCTTCCGCAGCGGCCGCAGCACGCACGCCGACCGCCTGCGCACCATCCGCGCCGTGTTCGACACGCACGGTCGCCTGATCGACCCGCACACCGCCGACGGCGTCCTCGTCGGGCAGGCCTACCGGCGGCCCGGCGTGCCCATGATCTGCCTGGAAACCGCCCTCCCCGCCAAGTTCGGGGAGACCGTGCAGGCGGCCGTGGGGCAGACCCCGGGGCGCCCCGCCCGCTTCGACGGCATCGAACAGGCGCCCAGACGCTTCCAGGTCATTCCCAACGACGTGCAGACCCTCAAGGACTTCATCGCGGCGCACCTCACCGCCAGAGAGCCCGCCTGA
- a CDS encoding ABC transporter permease encodes MTHLTSARPTDLPAPATDTRRAPRLRALGELVLAELRRMLRNPMFAVGTIGFPVMFFALFGLSAVNETTASGLKVGPLILVNFGAYSLLSLAMFSFGSAVALERTGGWLRLLRASPLPAGVYFAAKVGAALLFSALSLGVLYTFAHVAGGVSIPAGTALLLLAKLLLGMVPLIALGLSIGFLVTPTGAQITANLVSVLMSFASGLFTPLDQMPAFVQKVAPYLPAYHLGAVARGTVAGQTAGEAGHWLALLGFAALFGALAAWGLKRDESREG; translated from the coding sequence ATGACCCACCTGACCTCTGCCCGGCCCACCGACCTGCCCGCCCCGGCGACCGACACGCGCCGCGCGCCGCGCCTGCGCGCCCTGGGGGAGCTGGTGCTGGCCGAGCTGCGCCGCATGCTGCGCAACCCGATGTTCGCGGTGGGCACCATCGGCTTCCCGGTGATGTTCTTCGCGCTGTTCGGCCTGAGCGCCGTGAACGAGACCACGGCGTCGGGCCTGAAGGTGGGGCCGCTGATCCTGGTGAATTTCGGGGCGTACTCGCTGCTGTCCCTGGCCATGTTCTCGTTCGGGTCGGCGGTAGCGCTGGAACGCACCGGCGGGTGGCTGCGGCTGCTGCGGGCGTCGCCGCTGCCGGCGGGCGTGTACTTCGCGGCGAAGGTGGGCGCGGCGCTGCTGTTCAGCGCGCTGAGCCTGGGCGTGCTGTACACCTTCGCGCACGTGGCGGGCGGCGTGAGCATCCCGGCGGGCACGGCGCTGCTGCTGCTGGCGAAGCTGCTGCTGGGCATGGTGCCGCTGATCGCGCTGGGCCTGAGCATCGGTTTCCTGGTCACGCCGACCGGCGCGCAGATCACTGCGAACCTCGTGAGTGTCCTGATGTCCTTCGCGTCGGGCCTGTTCACCCCGCTGGACCAGATGCCGGCGTTCGTGCAGAAGGTCGCGCCGTACCTGCCCGCGTACCACCTGGGGGCCGTGGCGCGCGGCACGGTGGCCGGGCAGACGGCGGGCGAGGCCGGGCACTGGCTGGCGCTGCTGGGCTTCGCCGCCCTGTTCGGCGCGCTGGCCGCATGGGGCCTGAAACGCGACGAGAGCCGCGAGGGCTGA
- a CDS encoding response regulator transcription factor — MIRVLLAEDQALVRGALSALLSLEGDLDVVGAAADGEAAWAGVLSLRPDVLVTDIEMPRLSGLDLAARVARDAPGTRVVIVTTFARGGYLRRALDVGARGYLLKDAPAAELAAAIRQVHAGGRAVDPQLAAEAWGERDPLTERERQVLREAEGGASTAAIAAALGLSEGTVRNYLSEAIGKLGAETRVEAARAAREKGWL; from the coding sequence GTGATCCGCGTGCTGCTGGCCGAGGACCAGGCGCTGGTGCGCGGCGCCCTGTCCGCACTGCTGTCGCTGGAGGGGGACCTGGACGTGGTGGGGGCCGCCGCCGACGGCGAGGCCGCCTGGGCGGGCGTGCTGAGCCTGCGGCCGGACGTGCTCGTCACGGACATCGAGATGCCGCGCCTGAGCGGGCTGGACCTCGCGGCGCGGGTGGCGCGCGACGCGCCGGGCACGCGGGTGGTGATCGTCACGACGTTCGCGCGCGGCGGGTACCTGCGCCGCGCGCTGGACGTGGGCGCGCGCGGGTACCTCCTCAAGGACGCCCCGGCCGCCGAACTGGCCGCCGCGATCCGGCAGGTGCACGCCGGGGGCCGCGCCGTGGACCCGCAGCTGGCCGCGGAAGCCTGGGGAGAGCGTGATCCGCTGACCGAGCGGGAACGGCAGGTGCTGCGCGAGGCCGAGGGGGGGGCGAGCACCGCCGCGATTGCCGCCGCGCTGGGCCTGTCGGAGGGCACGGTGCGCAACTACCTGTCCGAGGCGATCGGAAAGCTGGGCGCCGAGACCCGCGTGGAGGCAGCCCGCGCCGCCCGGGAGAAGGGCTGGCTGTGA